One window of Parabacteroides sp. FAFU027 genomic DNA carries:
- a CDS encoding dihydrofolate reductase family protein, whose protein sequence is MRKIISFMHMSLDGFVAGPNGEMDWIKVDEEIFDFVGKRISESDTALYGRVTYQMMENYWPTAADKPAATKHDIEHSKWYNKAHKVVLSKTLKEAGLTNTTIISDNLADRISEIKQMAGNEILLFGSPTATHFLMQLNLIDGFWLFVNPIILGQGIPLFVDIKDKIKLNLLSSRPFSCGVTELNYTVDR, encoded by the coding sequence ATGAGAAAAATAATTTCATTTATGCACATGTCGCTTGACGGTTTTGTAGCAGGACCCAACGGAGAAATGGACTGGATAAAAGTTGATGAAGAAATTTTTGATTTTGTCGGTAAGCGGATAAGCGAGAGCGACACTGCATTATATGGACGGGTAACTTACCAGATGATGGAAAATTACTGGCCTACAGCAGCAGACAAACCGGCTGCAACGAAGCATGACATTGAACATTCAAAGTGGTATAACAAAGCTCACAAAGTCGTTTTATCAAAAACATTGAAAGAGGCGGGTTTAACTAACACAACAATAATTAGCGACAACCTTGCGGACAGAATAAGCGAAATAAAACAAATGGCCGGTAATGAAATCCTGCTTTTTGGTAGCCCAACTGCAACACATTTTCTTATGCAATTGAACTTGATTGACGGCTTCTGGCTATTTGTCAATCCAATTATTCTTGGTCAAGGTATTCCATTGTTTGTAGACATCAAAGACAAAATCAAACTAAACCTATTGTCTTCCCGACCATTTTCTTGCGGGGTAACTGAGCTGAATTATACAGTGGATAGATAA
- the kdpF gene encoding K(+)-transporting ATPase subunit F, with protein sequence MIISFIVVILLLIYLVYSLLNPEKF encoded by the coding sequence ATGATTATTTCATTTATTGTAGTGATTCTACTACTGATCTATCTCGTTTACTCATTGTTAAATCCGGAAAAATTCTAA
- a CDS encoding epoxide hydrolase family protein, whose protein sequence is MSLKKFQIQISDKSLEDLAYRLSYTRWPNQLKDSDWERGTKRDELQSIVEYWKNNYDWRKQEKDLNSFTQFQCNIDGIDIHFIYEKGKGPNPIPIILTHGWPDSFLRYKKVIKMLSDPASYGGNPNDSFDIIVPSIPGFGFSSSPEYSGYNNSRVAELWVKLMTEKLGYAKFAAAGGDMGSGITRYMALNHPELLIGIHLTDIGIIRPLLMETDESKLSAIEIAYKRTAQQWIAQEGGYMSIQSTKPQTLAYGLSDSPVGVAAWILEKFRSWSDCKGNLENTFSKDELLTNVMIYWLTNTVGSSAQMYYENTHSLPPMNKINVPTGLALFRGDILLPPKEWAEKNLNIVHWTEIPRGGHFTAMEEPTLFTEDIRNFYRIFRQPI, encoded by the coding sequence ATGTCACTCAAAAAGTTTCAAATACAAATATCGGATAAGTCCCTGGAGGATCTTGCTTATCGATTATCCTATACACGTTGGCCAAATCAGTTAAAAGATTCAGATTGGGAAAGAGGCACCAAAAGAGATGAATTACAATCAATAGTAGAGTATTGGAAAAATAATTATGATTGGCGTAAACAGGAAAAAGATTTAAATAGTTTCACCCAATTCCAATGTAATATTGATGGAATTGATATTCATTTTATCTACGAGAAAGGAAAAGGACCAAATCCAATACCCATTATTCTCACACATGGATGGCCGGATAGCTTTCTCCGCTATAAAAAAGTAATCAAGATGCTTTCTGATCCCGCGAGTTATGGTGGTAATCCAAATGATTCATTTGATATCATTGTACCTTCCATACCCGGGTTTGGCTTTTCCTCCAGCCCGGAATATAGTGGTTATAATAATTCACGGGTAGCTGAATTATGGGTAAAACTGATGACTGAAAAACTTGGTTATGCTAAATTTGCCGCAGCAGGAGGCGATATGGGTTCAGGCATTACGCGTTATATGGCGCTAAATCACCCCGAGTTACTTATCGGAATCCATCTGACTGATATTGGAATTATTCGCCCCCTTTTAATGGAGACCGATGAGAGCAAGCTTTCTGCAATAGAAATAGCCTACAAAAGGACAGCTCAACAATGGATTGCTCAAGAGGGTGGCTACATGTCTATTCAATCCACAAAACCTCAAACACTGGCCTATGGACTTTCCGACTCACCCGTTGGTGTAGCTGCCTGGATTCTTGAAAAATTCCGTTCATGGAGCGATTGCAAAGGTAATCTTGAGAATACTTTCAGTAAAGATGAACTATTGACCAATGTGATGATTTATTGGTTAACCAATACGGTCGGTTCTTCAGCGCAAATGTATTATGAAAATACACATTCATTACCTCCAATGAATAAAATCAATGTACCAACCGGCCTTGCGCTTTTCCGTGGAGATATTTTGCTGCCCCCCAAAGAATGGGCAGAGAAGAATCTGAATATTGTTCACTGGACTGAAATACCAAGGGGAGGACATTTTACAGCAATGGAAGAACCAACTTTATTTACGGAGGATATTCGCAACTTTTACAGGATATTCAGACAGCCAATCTAA